Proteins encoded within one genomic window of Brassica rapa cultivar Chiifu-401-42 chromosome A09, CAAS_Brap_v3.01, whole genome shotgun sequence:
- the LOC103843849 gene encoding CRIB domain-containing protein RIC8-like produces the protein MSNYRMKSLLKGLRYISHIFENEKEPEMQIGTPTDVKHVAHIGWYGGSVNQNSPSWMNDFKASGGGYASTPLGNYIVEDASEDSTRSRDIPRHPRSSRDRSNNVDSPIKGRSRRGTLNSSGNLKTSRRSKETCDYPQDGSRKSRRRKTRDCANDGSSRSSRRTCGSQTESILYVTESISSNV, from the exons ATGTCCAACTACAGAATGAAAAGTCTCTTGAAGGGTCTTAGGTACATTTCTCATATATTTG aaaacgaGAAAGAGCCAGAGATGCAAATTGGAACTCCAACAGATGTAAAGCATGTTGCACACATTGGTTGGTATGGAGGATCTGTCAATCAAAACTCACCTAGCTGG ATGAATGATTTTAAAGCATCGGGTGGTGGATATGCATCTACGCCTCTAGGAAATTATATCGTAGAGGATGCCTCGGAAG ATTCAACTCGATCACGTGACATACCAAGACATCCAAGATCGTCGAGAGACCGTTCGAACAATGTGGATTCACCAATAAAAGGACGATCACGACGTGGAACCTTAAACTCTAGTGGGAATCTAAAAACTTCACGGAGATCAAAAGAAACTTGTGATTATCCTCAAGACGGTTCTAGAAAATCTCGTAGAAGAAAAACTAGAGATTGTGCGAATGATGGATCGTCACGATCGTCGCGTAGAACATGCGGATCACAGACAGAATCTATACTGTATGTTACAGAATCAATCTCTAGTAATGTTTAA
- the LOC103843675 gene encoding phospholipid--sterol O-acyltransferase isoform X2 gives MAANLKSVTALCTVLTVVILLFRGGAAAVEDETEFHGDYSKLSGIIIPGFASTQLRAWSMLDCPYTPLDFNPLDLVWLDTTKLLSAVNCWFKCMVLDPYNQTDHPECKSRPDSGLSAITELDPGYITGPLSTVWKEWLKWCVEFGIEANAIVAVPYDWRLSPTKLEERDLYFHKLKLTFETALKLRGGPSIVFAHSMGNNVFRYFLEWLRLEIAPKHYLEWLDQHIHAYFAVGAPLLGSVEAIKSTLSGVTFGLPISEGTARLLSNSFASSLWLMPFSKNCQGDNTFWTHFSGGAAKKDKRVYHCTDEEYQSNYSGWPTNIINIEIPSTNSRDAYPSVTEAVQANMTTMECGLPTLLSFTARELADGSLFKAIKDYDPDSKRMLHQLKKLYHDDPVMNPLTPWERPPIKNVFCIYGAHLKTEVGYYFAPSGKPYPDNWIITDIIYETEGSLVSRSGTVVDGNAGPITGDETVPYHSLSWCKNWLGPKVNITMAPQPEHDGSDVHVELNVEHEHGSDIIANMTKAPRVKYITFYEDSESITGKRTAVWELDKTNHRNIVRSPVLMRELWLQMWHDIQPGAKSKFVTKAKRGPLRDADCYWDYGKACCAWQEYCEYRYSFGDVHLGQSCRLRNTSANMLLQYI, from the exons ATGGCAGCGAATTTGAAATCTGTAACGGCTTTATGCACCGTACTCACCGTCGTTATCTTGCTTTTCCGTGGCGGTGCGGCGGCGGTGGAGGATGAGACCGAGTTTCACGGCGACTACTCGAAGCTATCTGGTATAATCATCCCGGGATTCGCGTCGACGCAGCTGAGAGCGTGGTCAATGCTCGACTGTCCGTACACTCCGTTGGACTTCAATCCTCTCGACCTCGTTTGGTTAGACACCACTAAG CTTCTCTCTGCTGTAAACTGCTGGTTTAAGTGTATGGTGCTAGATCCTTATAATCAAACGGATCATCCCGAGTGTAAGTCACGCCCTGACAGTGGTCTTTCTGCGATCACGGAATTGGATCCAGGTTACATAACAG GTCCTCTTTCTACTGTCTGGAAAGAGTGGCTTAAGTGGTGTGTTGAGTTTGGCATTGAGGCTAATGCAATTGTTGCTGTTCCCTACGATTGGAGATTGTCACCAACCAAATTGGAAGAGCGTGATCTTTACTTTCACAAGCTCAA gTTGACCTTTGAAACTGCTTTAAAGCTCCGTGGCGGTCCTTCTATAGTTTTTGCACATTCTATGGGTAATAATGTCTTCAGATACTTTCTGGAATGGCTGAGGCTAGAAATTGCACCAAAACATTacttggagtggcttgatcagcATATCCATGCTTACTTCGCTGTTG GAGCTCCTCTTCTTGGCTCAGTTGAGGCAATCAAATCTACTCTATCTGGTGTAACGTTTGGCCTTCCTATTTCTGAG GGAACTGCTCGATTGCTGTCCAATTCTTTCGCTTCTTCGTTGTGGCTTATGCCATTTTCAAAGAACTGCCAGGGTGATAACACGTTCTGGACGCATTTTTCTGGTGGTGCTGCAAAGAAAGACAAGCGTGTATACCACTGTACTGACGAGGAATATCAATCAAATTATTCTGGCTGGCCCACGAATATCATCAACATTGAAATTCCTTCCACTAACA gccGTGATGCGTATCCGTCAGTTACAGAAGCAGTTCAGGCCAACATGACCACCATGGAATGTGGTCTCCCCACTCTATTGTCTTTCACAGCCCGTGAATTGGCAGATGGGTCTCTTTTCAAAGCAATTAAAGACTATGACCCAGATAGCAAGAGGATGTTACACCAGTTGAAGAA GTTGTATCATGATGACCCTGTTATGAATCCTCTGACTCCTTGGGAGAGACCACCTATCAAAAATGTGTTTTGCATATATGGTGCTCATTTAAAGACAGAG GTTGGTTATTACTTTGCCCCAAGTGGCAAACCTTACCCTGATAATTGGATCATTACGGATATCATTTACGAGACTGAAGGTTCCCTCGTATCAAG GTCTGGAACTGTTGTTGATGGGAACGCTGGACCTATAACTGGGGATGAAACG GTACCTTATCATTCACTCTCTTGGTGCAAGAATTGGCTCGGACCTAAAGTCAACATAACAATGGCTCCCCAG CCAGAACACGATGGAAGTGATGTACACGTGGAATTGAATGTTGAACACGAGCATGGGTCAGACATCATAGCGAACATGACGAAAGCACCAAGGGTTAAGTACATAACCTTCTATGAAGACTCTGAGAGCATTACAGGAAAGAGAACTGCAGTCTGGGAGCTTGATAAAA CAAATCACAGGAACATTGTTAGATCCCCAGTTCTAATGCGGGAGTTATGGCTTCAGATGTGGCATGACATTCAGCCTGGTGCAAAGTCCAAATTTGTCACCAAAG CCAAGCGCGGGCCACTTAGAGATGCGGATTGCTACTGGGATTACGGGAAAGCATGTTGTGCTTGGCAAGAATACTGTGAATACAG ATACAGTTTTGGGGATGTTCACTTAGGACAAAGTTGTAGATTGAGGAACACATCTGCGAATATGCTGCTCCAGTACATATAG
- the LOC103843677 gene encoding glutathione gamma-glutamylcysteinyltransferase 2 → MSTASLYRRFLPSPPAIDFASVEGKRIFNEALQKGTMEGFFRLISYFQTQSEPAYCGLASLSMVLNSLSIDPGRKWKGPWRWFDESMLECCEPLEIVKDKGITFGKVVCLAHSSGAKVQAFRTTQSTIHDFRKYVFKCSTSDNCHMISTYHRGVFKQTGTGHFSPIGGYNAERDMALILDVARFKYPPHWVPLKLLWDAMDSIDQSTGRHRGFMLISRPHREPGLLYTLSCKDESWTSIAKYLKEDVPLLVSSQHVDTIERILDVVFTSLPSNFNQFIRWMAEIRRTEDINQNLSSEEESRLDLKQELLKQVQETELFKHVEKFLFSVGYEDNQAYVLAKAGSQGSEILSETESDESCCSETCVKCIKGVGEDKVKAYPSGNDVFTALLLALPPQTWSGIKDQSLLQEMKQLISMVSFPTLLQQEVLHLRRQLQLLKRCQENKEDEDLSAPA, encoded by the exons ATGTCTACGGCGAGTTTGTATCGGAGGTTCCTTCCCTCTCCTCCGGCGATAGATTTCGCTTCCGTTGAAGGAAAG AGAATCTTCAATGAAGCGCTTCAGAAAGGAACCATGGAAGGGTTCTTCAGGCTGATTTCTTATTTCCAGACGCAGTCCGAGCCTGCTTACTGTGGATTAGCTAGCCTTTCCATGGTTTTGAACTCTCTCTCTATTGACCCCGGGAGAAAATGGAAAG GGCCTTGGAGGTGGTTTGATGAGTCAATGCTGGAATGTTGCGAGCCGCTTGAGATAGTGAAGGATAAGGGCATTACGTTTGGGAAAGTTGTCTGTTTGGCTCATAGCTCTGGTGCTAAAGTCCAAGCTTTCCGCACTACTCAGAGCACTATTCATGATTTCCGCAAATACGTGTTTAAATGTTCCACTTCTGATAATTGTCATATGATCTCAACGTATCATAGAGGAGTTTTCAAGCAG ACTGGAACAGGACATTTTTCGCCTATTGGTGGCTATAATGCTGAAAGAGATATGGCTTtgattcttgatgtcgctcgtTTCAAGTATCCTCCTCATTGGGTTCCTCTTAAGCTTCTTTGGGATGCAATGGACAGTATTGATCAGTCAACAGGGAGACATAGAGG GTTCATGCTTATATCTAGACCCCACAGAGAACCAGGATTACTCTATACTCTG AGTTGTAAAGATGAGAGCTGGACCAGCATAGCAAAGTATTTGAAGGAAGATGTTCCTCTTCTTGTAAGCTCGCAGCATGTTGATACTATTGAAAGAATCTTGGATGTTGTATTCACGTCCCTTCCGTCAAATTTCAACCAGTTCATCAGATGGATGGCTGAGATAAGAAGAACAGAGGATATAAACCAAAATCTCAGCTCAGAAGAGGAATCAAGGCTCGACCTAAAG CAAGAGTTGCTGAAACAAGTGCAGGAGACTGAACTGTTCAAGCATGTGGAAAAGTTTCTATTCTCTGTGGGCTACGAAGACAATCAGGCATATGTTCTTGCCAAGGCTGGTTCTCAAGGATCTGAAATCTTATCGGAAACGGAATCGGATGAGTCTTGTTGTTCGGAAACTTGTGTGAAATGCATCAAAG GTGTTGGTGAGGATAAAGTGAAGGCTTACCCATCAGGGAACGATGTGTTCACTGCTCTTCTGTTGGCTTTACCTCCACAGACATGGTCAGGTATCAAAGACCAATCACTTTTGCAAGAGATGAAACAGCTCATTTCCATGGTTAGCTTCCCAACTCTGCTTCAACAGGAG GTGTTGCATCTACGACGCCAACTTCAGCTGCTAAAAAGATGTCAGGAGAATAAAGAAGACGAAGACCTCTCTGCTCCTGCCTAA
- the LOC103843675 gene encoding phospholipid--sterol O-acyltransferase isoform X1 has translation MAANLKSVTALCTVLTVVILLFRGGAAAVEDETEFHGDYSKLSGIIIPGFASTQLRAWSMLDCPYTPLDFNPLDLVWLDTTKLLSAVNCWFKCMVLDPYNQTDHPECKSRPDSGLSAITELDPGYITGPLSTVWKEWLKWCVEFGIEANAIVAVPYDWRLSPTKLEERDLYFHKLKLTFETALKLRGGPSIVFAHSMGNNVFRYFLEWLRLEIAPKHYLEWLDQHIHAYFAVGAPLLGSVEAIKSTLSGVTFGLPISEVLNWLVINQHMWGTARLLSNSFASSLWLMPFSKNCQGDNTFWTHFSGGAAKKDKRVYHCTDEEYQSNYSGWPTNIINIEIPSTNSRDAYPSVTEAVQANMTTMECGLPTLLSFTARELADGSLFKAIKDYDPDSKRMLHQLKKLYHDDPVMNPLTPWERPPIKNVFCIYGAHLKTEVGYYFAPSGKPYPDNWIITDIIYETEGSLVSRSGTVVDGNAGPITGDETVPYHSLSWCKNWLGPKVNITMAPQPEHDGSDVHVELNVEHEHGSDIIANMTKAPRVKYITFYEDSESITGKRTAVWELDKTNHRNIVRSPVLMRELWLQMWHDIQPGAKSKFVTKAKRGPLRDADCYWDYGKACCAWQEYCEYRYSFGDVHLGQSCRLRNTSANMLLQYI, from the exons ATGGCAGCGAATTTGAAATCTGTAACGGCTTTATGCACCGTACTCACCGTCGTTATCTTGCTTTTCCGTGGCGGTGCGGCGGCGGTGGAGGATGAGACCGAGTTTCACGGCGACTACTCGAAGCTATCTGGTATAATCATCCCGGGATTCGCGTCGACGCAGCTGAGAGCGTGGTCAATGCTCGACTGTCCGTACACTCCGTTGGACTTCAATCCTCTCGACCTCGTTTGGTTAGACACCACTAAG CTTCTCTCTGCTGTAAACTGCTGGTTTAAGTGTATGGTGCTAGATCCTTATAATCAAACGGATCATCCCGAGTGTAAGTCACGCCCTGACAGTGGTCTTTCTGCGATCACGGAATTGGATCCAGGTTACATAACAG GTCCTCTTTCTACTGTCTGGAAAGAGTGGCTTAAGTGGTGTGTTGAGTTTGGCATTGAGGCTAATGCAATTGTTGCTGTTCCCTACGATTGGAGATTGTCACCAACCAAATTGGAAGAGCGTGATCTTTACTTTCACAAGCTCAA gTTGACCTTTGAAACTGCTTTAAAGCTCCGTGGCGGTCCTTCTATAGTTTTTGCACATTCTATGGGTAATAATGTCTTCAGATACTTTCTGGAATGGCTGAGGCTAGAAATTGCACCAAAACATTacttggagtggcttgatcagcATATCCATGCTTACTTCGCTGTTG GAGCTCCTCTTCTTGGCTCAGTTGAGGCAATCAAATCTACTCTATCTGGTGTAACGTTTGGCCTTCCTATTTCTGAG GTTTTGAATTGGCTAGTTATCAACCAACATATGTGG GGAACTGCTCGATTGCTGTCCAATTCTTTCGCTTCTTCGTTGTGGCTTATGCCATTTTCAAAGAACTGCCAGGGTGATAACACGTTCTGGACGCATTTTTCTGGTGGTGCTGCAAAGAAAGACAAGCGTGTATACCACTGTACTGACGAGGAATATCAATCAAATTATTCTGGCTGGCCCACGAATATCATCAACATTGAAATTCCTTCCACTAACA gccGTGATGCGTATCCGTCAGTTACAGAAGCAGTTCAGGCCAACATGACCACCATGGAATGTGGTCTCCCCACTCTATTGTCTTTCACAGCCCGTGAATTGGCAGATGGGTCTCTTTTCAAAGCAATTAAAGACTATGACCCAGATAGCAAGAGGATGTTACACCAGTTGAAGAA GTTGTATCATGATGACCCTGTTATGAATCCTCTGACTCCTTGGGAGAGACCACCTATCAAAAATGTGTTTTGCATATATGGTGCTCATTTAAAGACAGAG GTTGGTTATTACTTTGCCCCAAGTGGCAAACCTTACCCTGATAATTGGATCATTACGGATATCATTTACGAGACTGAAGGTTCCCTCGTATCAAG GTCTGGAACTGTTGTTGATGGGAACGCTGGACCTATAACTGGGGATGAAACG GTACCTTATCATTCACTCTCTTGGTGCAAGAATTGGCTCGGACCTAAAGTCAACATAACAATGGCTCCCCAG CCAGAACACGATGGAAGTGATGTACACGTGGAATTGAATGTTGAACACGAGCATGGGTCAGACATCATAGCGAACATGACGAAAGCACCAAGGGTTAAGTACATAACCTTCTATGAAGACTCTGAGAGCATTACAGGAAAGAGAACTGCAGTCTGGGAGCTTGATAAAA CAAATCACAGGAACATTGTTAGATCCCCAGTTCTAATGCGGGAGTTATGGCTTCAGATGTGGCATGACATTCAGCCTGGTGCAAAGTCCAAATTTGTCACCAAAG CCAAGCGCGGGCCACTTAGAGATGCGGATTGCTACTGGGATTACGGGAAAGCATGTTGTGCTTGGCAAGAATACTGTGAATACAG ATACAGTTTTGGGGATGTTCACTTAGGACAAAGTTGTAGATTGAGGAACACATCTGCGAATATGCTGCTCCAGTACATATAG
- the LOC103843674 gene encoding BRCA1-associated RING domain protein 1 gives MANFTNMLMNPWVLHLQKLDLELKCPLCLKLLNQPVLLPCDHIFCDSCIHESSQVESGCPVCKSKHSKKARRNLPFMESVISIYKSLNAAVIVHLPQLQIRNTSNGGSEDSEMIDKDVIKGNGGGSDSSSLDGSPLPASESDNSGNHTPESQKGPAAKCMSGITASEQFCNAARKRICVESFSRDDSMLPKSKDSTPNPITQDQTVNLLMENLQSCDNGKAQIHQLPESHTEQAAKRKCDITVSEAMENHQKVYKRQKNLMQKADDIELKNNYTSTSDDQLIGNTSKSSDLTPSVILDQPSSNITICGFCQSARVSEATGEMLHYSRGNPVFGDDIFRSNVIHVHSACIEWAPQVYYEADTVKNLNAELARGMKIKCTKCSLKGAALGCYVKSCRRSYHVPCAREMSRCRWDNEDFLLLCPAHSSVKFPNEKSRPRRCLPEADPLPETKTDELCLVEDKPAMTKDLVLCGSALSQDDKRVMEKLAAKLNATISRYWNPSVTHVIASTNEKGACTRTLKVLMGILNGKWIINADWMKASLEASQPVDEEQYEIHIDTQGCQDGPKTARLRAASNKPKLFDGLKFYFHGDFFKGYKEDLQNLVKVAGGTILKTEDELTAESSNNVSESDQRSSSTIVVYNIDPPPGCGLGEEVTIIWQRANEAEALSSKTESKVVGHTWLLESIAGYKLHPMIIS, from the exons ATGGCGAATTTCACCAATATGCTGATGAATCCATGGGTTCTTCACCTCCAGAAGCTCGATTTAGAGCTCAAGTGCCCTCTATG CTTGAAATTGCTTAATCAACCGGTGTTGCTTCCTTGTGATCACATCTTCTGCGA TTCATGTATACACGAATCGTCACAAGTTGAATCAGGCTGTCCTGTTTGCAAATCCAAACACTCCAAGAAGG CTCGGAGGAATCTGCCTTTCATGGAGAGTGTTATAAGCATATACAAAAGCTTGAACGCAGCTGTCATTGTTCATCTACCACAGTTACAGATCCGAAACACTTCCAACGGTGGATCTGAAGATTCTGAGATGATTGACAAGGATGTGATCAAGGGCAATGGTGGTGGTAGTGACTCTTCTAGTCTTGATGGTTCTCCCCTTCCAGCCTCTGAATCAGACAACTCTGGCAATCAC ACACCGGAAAGTCAGAAAGGACCAGCTGCTAAATGTATGAGTGGCATCACTGCTTCTGAGCAGTTTTGCAATGCTGCGAGGAAGCGTATTTGTGTGGAGTCCTTTAGTCGTGATGATTCTATGCTTCCAAAGTCGAAAGACAGTACTCCAAATCCGATAACTCAGGATCAAACTGTGAATCTGTTGATGGAGAACCTCCAGTCATGTGATAATGGAAAAGCACAGATACATCAG TTACCTGAAAGTCATACTGAACAAGCTGCAAAAAGGAAGTGTGACATCACTGTTTCTGAAGCAATGGAAAATCATCAAAAGGTTTACAAGAGGCAGAAGAACCTGATGCAAAAAGCTGATGATATTGAATTGAAGAACAACTACACATCAACCTCTGATGATCAGCTAATTGGGAATACCTCAAAGTCATCAGATTTGACACCATCTGTAATTTTAGATCAACCATCATCCAACATAACCATATGTGGCTTCTGCCAGTCTGCTAGGGTATCTGAG GCCACTGGAGAAATGCTGCATTACTCCAGAGGGAATCCGGTGTTTGGAGATGACATCTTCCGATCCAATGTTATCCATGTCCATAGCGCATGTATTGAATG GGCACCGCAAGTTTACTATGAAGCTGACACAGTGAAGAACCTGAACGCAGAGCTGGCTAGGGGAATGAAAATCAAGTGCACCAAATGTAGTCTGAAGGGGGCTGCCTTAGGCTGCTATGTCAAGTCTTGCCGCAGGAGCTACCATGTTCCATGTGCACGAGAGATGTCCAGATGCCGGTGGGATAAT GAAGACTTTCTCCTGCTTTGTCCGGCTCATTCTTCAGTTAAATTCCCAAACGAGAAGTCTAGACCTCGTCGTTGTCTACCTGAAGCTGACCCCTTACCAGAAAC AAAAACTGATGAACTTTGTTTGGTGGAAGACAAACCTGCAATGACAAAAGACCTTGTTCTGTGTGGATCAGCACTCTCCCAAGATGATAAG CGTGTGATGGAAAAGTTAGCTGCTAAACTCAATGCTACAATATCAAGATACTGGAACCCAAGTGTTACACATGTGATTGCTTCTACAAACGAGAAAGGAGCTTGCACAAGAACCTTGAAGGTGCTTATGGGTATTCTCAACGGAAAGTGGATTATCAATGCAGACT GGATGAAAGCAAGCCTTGAAGCTTCTCAACCTGTTGATGAAGAACAATATGAGATTCACATCGACACTCAAGGATGTCAAGATGGACCAAAAACAGCAAGACTCAGAGCAGCATCTAAT AAACCAAAGCTCTTTGACGGCTTGAAATTCTATTTCCATGGAGACTTCTTCAAAGGGTACAAAGAAGACCTTCAGAACCTAGTCAAAGTCGCAGGTGGTACGATCTTGAAAACAGAGGACGAGCTCACCGCAGAAAGCAGTAACAATGTCAGTGAGAGTGACCAAAGATCATCATCAACGATTGTGGTGTACAACATTGATCCTCCACCAGGATGTGGTTTAGGCGAAGAAGTGACGATCATTTGGCAAAGAGCAAATGAAGCAGAAGCTTTATCAAGCAAAACAGAGTCAAAGGTCGTTGGTCACACATGGCTATTGGAGTCCATTGCTGGTTATAAGTTACATCCTATGATCATCAGCTAA
- the LOC103843673 gene encoding uncharacterized protein LOC103843673, with amino-acid sequence MGCFPRCFGRRSNRRRQKRRESESDQGKANNLYVESAKADLLSDRISAVVEIIPKSSVIPITEICDEAEEKSSPSPNRKRVTFDSKVKTHDNVALQDSAEELLQEEKQEVVPEVNPSKTVQSPEVASNPSGSHPSNYRYENCRESDDEVEEDELNCGESDLDEEFYSDEAFSEDKLTKGVKIDAQLRRSAESVGDGNHYAQGVLNPVENLTQWKSAKSNGKTMQKQSQKENSNNLISDQPDKKDSFSFGGDSQTDEPKKAGNKELTVDASLSTWLSTSETGSECNSVSNTPEKNKPASYSKRVINSHDERPVLCALTSEEIKQFSAASTPRKSPRKSHDETPIIGTVGGYWGDHSKAVDSGGSVSSFKGIPNTTSKYREDKSVNWHSTPFEARLEKALKRDK; translated from the exons ATGGGTTGCTTTCCACGTTGTTTCGGTCGCCGGAGTAATCGCCGGCGTCAGAAACGTAGAGAGTCCGAGTCCGATCAGGGTAAAGCAAAC AATCTCTATGTGGAATCTGCAAAAGCTGATCTTCTCAGTGATAGAATCTCTGCAGTTGTGGAGATCATCCCGAAAAGCTCGGTGATTCCAATCACTGAAATTTG TGACGAGGCTGAAGAGAAAAGTAGTCCAAGTCCTAATAGGAAGAGAGTCACTTTTGACTCCAAAGTCAAAACTCATGACAACGTTGCGTTACAAGATTCTGCTGAAGAACTCTTGCAAGAGGAGAAACAAGAGGTTGTGCCCGAAGTGAATCCAAGCAAGACTGTTCAGTCTCCTGAGGTTGCCTCGAACCCCTCAGGTTCACATCCTTCAAACTACAGGTACGAGAATTGCAGAGAAAGCGATGATGAAGTGGAGGAGGATGAGTTAAACTGCGGTGAAAGCGACCTGGATGAAGAGTTTTATAGTGATGAAGCGTTTAGTGAGGATAAGCTAACCAAAGGAGTTAAGATTGATGCACAGCTGAGAAGGTCTGCTGAGAGCGTTGGAGATGGAAACCACTATGCACAAGGAGTGCTTAACCCCGTTGAGAATCTTACTCAGTGGAAATCCGCTAAGTCCAATGGGAAGACGATGCAGAAACAGTCTCAAAAGGAGAACTCCAACAACCTCATCTCAGATCAACCAGACAAAAAGGATTCCTTCTCTTTCGGCGGAGACTCTCAGACTGATGAACCCAAGAAAGCTGGAAACAAAGAGTTAACTGTTGATGCTAGCCTTTCGACATGGCTGTCAACATCTGAGACGGGTAGCGAATGCAACAGCGTTTCTAACACACCGGAGAAAAACAAGCCTGCAAGCTACTCAAAGCGGGTTATAAACAGCCATGACGAAAGGCCTGTGCTATGTGCATTGACATCGGAGGAGATCAAACAGTTCTCGGCTGCTTCTACGCCAAGGAAGTCACCGAGGAAGAGTCATGATGAAACACCTATCATAGGCACAGTTGGTGGGTACTGGGGTGATCACTCAAAGGCAGTAGATAGCGGCGGCTCTGTATCTTCATTCAAGGGAATACCGAACACCACCAGTAAGTACAGAGAG GATAAAAGCGTGAATTGGCATTCAACACCATTTGAGGCAAGGCTGGAGAAAGCTTTGAAGAGAGATAAATAA
- the LOC103843676 gene encoding uncharacterized protein LOC103843676: MNTKTMRLPPRRVQTPDKRKERDGVISSVVQKPPETSVKKLPPPHVVNRPPVNSNTNKSLIAAEPVGSNQLILAGYLSHEFLTNGTLFGEQWDPARAQAGTTESMKLKRSHISEPAEESEPKRKRYVEVANLLRSDGAHLPGIVNPAQLARFLKL, encoded by the coding sequence ATGAACACCAAAACTATGCGTCTTCCGCCACGTCGCGTTCAAACGCCAGACAAACGCAAAGAAAGAGACGGCGTTATATCCTCCGTCGTCCAAAAACCGCCGGAAACCTCCGTGAAGAAGCTTCCTCCGCCGCATGTTGTTAACCGTCCGCCGGTTAATTCCAATACTAATAAATCACTAATCGCAGCCGAGCCGGTCGGCTCGAACCAGCTAATTTTAGCGGGTTACTTGAGTCACGAGTTTCTCACCAACGGCACACTCTTCGGTGAGCAATGGGATCCGGCTCGAGCACAAGCCGGTACGACCGAGTCGATGAAGTTAAAGCGGAGCCATATTAGTGAGCCGGCTGAGGAAAGTGAGCCGAAAAGGAAGAGGTATGTGGAGGTTGCTAATCTTCTACGGTCTGACGGGGCCCACCTGCCCGGCATCGTCAATCCTGCCCAGCTTGCCCGTTTTCTCAAACTGTGA